Below is a window of Gossypium hirsutum isolate 1008001.06 chromosome A12, Gossypium_hirsutum_v2.1, whole genome shotgun sequence DNA.
ACTTTAAAAGACTTTAAGATAAACTAAAAGCTCAATCCTGCCAGATGAGTTTAGCCACCACATCAGGAGGGACTTCAAAAGTCTGAAGGGAGGTCTGCCAAGAGAGGCCGATCTTCGCTAGCTTGTCAGCAACTAGATTATACTCTCTAGGAACATACGTGATTTCTCACTATCCTTCAGAACGCAGAACTCTTTTGACTCTTCTAAGTAAGGTAATGCCAGATTCCATATTTTCTTCCATATTTAAGGCTCTGACCACCTCCATATTGTCCGTCTGGATCCTGACTCTTTTATACCCCTTATTTAAAAGTATGAGAATGCCATCAAGAATACCCCAAAGCTCTGCTTCAAAAGGTGAACATCTGCCTAGATAATGTGTGAACCCCAAGATCCAATGTCCATCCCGATCACAAACGACTCCACCCGCTGAGGCAATCCCAGAAGATTTGGTTACAGCTCCATCCGTAAATAAAGACACCCAATCTTCTGAGCAGTGGCGGTGAATCTTTAAATGCCTGAATCCATTATTGGTCTCAAGCAGAAAAGATTCAAAATGTTGAGCCCAACTAAGAGACGATTTGATAACATCTAGGGCCGTCCAATCAATATTTTGGAAGATGAAAAGATTTTCGTTCTTCCAAATTCTCCAAGCGATTAGTCCAAAGAGGCACGACCAAGTAATTCCCTTATCCTGCAACTTAAGCTGGCAACAAAGGTCAGTTGAAAACCAAATATGAAAAGGGTCAGAAAAGAACCTGGCTTGCTTCTCTATAGGAACAATAAGCTTCCACACGTCCTTAGCCTTCGAACAATCACGGAGCACGTGCATGATATCTTCATTGGCATAATCGCACTGTGGACACTCACTACTTTGTCCAATGCTTCTTCTGGCCCTTTCAGCATTAGTAAAAAGTCTCTGTTTAGCCACAATCCAAAGGAAAAGACGCACCCTTTGAGGGTTTTGATACTTCCAAAAAACCTTCCAAAAGTCATCTTTAGGACTCCAAGAATTTCCCTTTAAGGACCAATAAGCACTACGAACAGAAAAGGATCCTGATCCAAAACGAGCCCAAATGATTCTATCCTCACCCCCGGCCGGATGCGGAGGAGGAATGCTAACGATACGCCTGATTATATCCTCAGACAACCAAATACGGAGCATATCTACATTTTAGGAACCATCGTGAAGCACCCAATCCTTGAGAGTAGTATCCAAATTAAGTCTATCCTAAATAGAAACATAGGAAAAAATAGGCCCAACATCAGGTATCCAAATATCTTTCCAACCCCGGATTAAAGAGCCATTCCCTACTGACCACATAAGATTCTCATGAAAAAGGGGCCACACCTTAGACATAGATCTCCATAAATGAGAGCAGTTGCTTCTATGAATAGATTCAGGAAGCTGATTTTTCCACCCATATTTTGAGCGAAGAACTCTTACCCACAAGGCATCCTTACGAGAAACAAGGTTAAACCCAATTTTCATAAGGAATGAATTATTCTGATCTTGAAGGTGTCTAAACCACAAACCTCCGCAAGACCTGGGCTGACAAATAGAATCCCAACCAACCAAAGCGGTTTTAGTATGACCAACTGTACTTCCCCAAATAAACTGTCTAGCAATCTTCTCAATCTCATCACAAACCCCATTAGGAACTGCCAAGGGCTGCATGAAATAGTTAGGAATAGTAAGAAGAACAGATTGAGCGATAGTGACCCTACCTGCAAAAGAAAGTTTCCTAGCTTCCTAATTTTGAAGTTTGCGCCTTACTTTATCCACCACAAAATTCAGAGTGCTCCTAGTAACCCGGTCATGCAGAAGAGGTACCCCAAATATCTTCCAAGGTTAGGAACTTTTTGAAACCCAAAAAATTGACTGATCTGATCACAAACACTAAGACCGACTCCtttagaaaaatacatattactCTTCCTTGTACTAATCTTATGACCAGAATAGTCACAAAAGCATTGAAGGATTTCCTTGAGGACTCTAGCCTGATTCATCTCCGTCTTACCGAAAATGACGAGATCATCAGCAAAGAAAAGATGAGATAACGCCGGTCCCGATCTGGATAAGCGAATAGGACTCCATCTATCGGTTACGATGTCTGATCTGATCAAGTGACTTAGCCAATCCATACAAAGGACAAAAAGATAGGGCGATAGGGGACACCCCTGCCTAACCCCTCGTAACAGCTTAAAAGGCTTAGAGGGAACTCCATTCCAAAGAATCTGCATGGTAAAAGAAGAAATAGCATCCATAATTACCTTCCTAATTAAATCAGGTATCCTTGCAGCAACAAGAGAAGCATTTATGAACTTCCAGCTAATCCTATCATAAGCTTTTTCCAAATCCAACTTAATAGCCATCCATTTCCTATCATCTTTTCTACTACGCATCTAATGTATGacttcctatgcgatgatgataTTATCAGAAAAATCATTATAATGCCTCCCCCCATATTTGTATTCCCATGATAGTAAATGGGCGACCAATGGAATAAAAATCATTATATGATTGAATTTCTGGAGAAATGAAATAATGTCCTGGAAAATAGAATCAAACATTTACAAATTTGACAACACATTTATTCTGTTTATTGCTACTTTTGTTTAaacatgtaaaaaataataaatatcttttcatgttttatgttatataaaaaaaaagaaaaatgtctGTAAAAGATGGAGAACATtgaaatttgtttttgtttatatttaaaaaaaattgtaaaaataaagatttcttctaatttgaaatcttaattgatatgaattattAAATGTATGGGAAGGGAAAAAGCAATCTTAGCATATCAATGGTAGTAGCTATGCAAGGTGTAAGGTGTGGAGTGTGGAACTGGAATCTtaaaccttttctttctttctttctttcttcttttttttttttttagcaatCCTAGTGACTTTATTTTTTGCTTTTCAATTTTTTAACTCAgttgaaataataatattatttttacagTCAATGTGTAACCATGaaaatatctttattttataaaataatttttattattatctattttttaggtttaatgataaatttggttattaatatttacatgttTTATCGAAATAGacttaattgtatttttgagtcttttttggtcatcaatcttttttttcccaaattactttttttaatagatttgatgaaagtactgttaaaaaaaattaatgggaATGATATgagatatttttaatgagatgtaatttattacttagataacccgataatatcattttgaaaactttttagataattacatttattttctttaaagtaagaattatttttttatcttcatgaattatttattttattattttccacatgtaattattttgttaagttatctcaataataaaaatattctaCTTACATCATcctgttaattttttaaaaggtaTTTTCATCAAATCTgctaaaaaaacaatttaaaaaaaaacaaaagtttataataaaaaaaactcaaaaatataattaagtccattttgacaaaatatgtaaacattaatGACCAAATTTATGATTAAACCTGAGAAAAATAACTCAAACCTTTATACTTTACTAATAAACTAAagtatgatttattatttatatcaatcttttattaatatattgaTTGCACAGTTGGTTAATGTAGTAATAATAaacttttagaaaataaaaatgttagaattcaaaattatatgggtaaatttataattttagtcCCTTCTTTTGCTCAATTGTCCAAAAATATTTGAAGGAAACGGTAAAATTGGGAGCAGCAACAAAGACAAATAGGATAGTTGAGCCAGTTTAATAAGAAAAAGGGTCAAACAAGATTATAAACCTTTCACATTACAGATCCAAAGTAATGTGTTTTTGAgttaaattcttttctttttggtccTAAAAATCAGTAGTTCGCTAGAATCTTGGGTTCCACAGCTccccaacaacaacaacaacaaccaaaaaaaaaaaaaaacccaaacttCCTATTTTCACTACATCACCTTGATCTTCATTCTCTAACAAGCTGCAATCTTTCTTTCCTAAAAGAATCAAAATTTCGGAGAAATGATGTTAAAACTCCTCCTTTCATTATCTTCAATAGCTTTCTTCTTCATTCTCGTACTTGTCTTCATCTTTTACCAAAAGAGGGAAGCGACAAATGATCAGCTGGATGACATTGAAAGCAAAGGGCAGAAgcatgatgaagaagaagatgatgggTCAGAAATGGAGGACGTCATCACTTTCAACGATGGAGAAGACCTCACCATATGTGACATTCTCGATGCTCCCGGTGAAGTGATTGGCAAATCCAACTATGGAACCGTGTATAAGGCCTTGTTGCAGAGGAGTAACGTGGTGAGATTGCTTCGGTTCTTGAGGCCTGTGTGTGCCTTGAGAGGTGAAGAGTTTGGTGATGTGGTTCAGATGTTGGGGTGCATTAGACATCCCAATTTGGTGCCTCTTTTGGGATTTTATGCTGGGCCTAGAGGAGAGAAGCTTCTTGTTCAACCTTTTTATTGGCATGGCAATTTGGCTCAGTTAATCAGAGGTACTctcttcctttttcctttttccttatcGTCTTATTTTGTGTTTGGTTTGGAAGAAAATGCTGAAAAtgtagataataataataataataataataataataataataaaacattgatTGAATGCTAAATTCTGTTTATTGGCTTAGCTGAACTGAGCTTCATATCTTTTGAAGCTCaagtttctctctctttttttattgtCAAATTTACTCATTTTCTAGGAAGAAAGGAAGACAAAGGAAAGATAGATTCTCCTTTCGATTCCCCCAAACAGAAAACCCTgaaggaaaaattgaaaaaagtagCTAACCAGTCAGGTGGcttaattaaattgatatttatgtttttcttGTACGTTTTTGACATTTTCCAAATCTCAAAATGATACTAAAAGAatgaaaattgttaaaatttgtcCTTAAGTTCTTGTTGTTCAGTTTCATTTCCAATTGTTAGATATGGCCGGGGGGGTTTCTTTTCTGTAAAGAAAAGGTCCAACATGTATTCATTGTGGGTTAACTTTTGTTTTGTGTGTAGATATATTGTATGTCGAAATTACGCTGTTAGCTGCATAATTTGATTGTCGGCACCTACCTCTGTCCTTTTCCCTTCACTTTTCCATAACTACATTTCAATTGGAAATACTGGTTTGAGTTTTATGGCTATGTTTTTCTCTTGCAAATCTTATCTGATAATGTTTAACAGACAAGTTAGGATAATGTTTATGTTGGATGGACTGTttgaatgttttaatattttgaatggACTGTTTATTTGGGCAGATGGGAATGTGGAATCTCATAGATGGGCAGTGATTTACAAGATTTCCATTGGTATGGCTAGAGGGTTAGATCATCTACATACAGGATTGCAAAAGCCAATAGTCCATGGAAACCTTAAGTCTAAGAACGTACTTTTGGATCGAAATTATCTGCCCTATCTCTCAGATTTCGGCATACACCTACTCTTGAATCCTACCTCTGGTCAAGAAATACTTGAAGCTTCAACAGCTGAGGGCTATAAAGCTCCTGAGCTCATCAAAATGAGGGATGCAAGTCCGGAGACTGATATTTACAGTCTTGGGGTGATCTTTCTTGAACTACTTTCGGGGAAAGAACCGATAAATGAAAAGCCAACACCTGATGAGGATTTTTATCTGCCAAACTTCATGCGTAATGCAGTTCTTGATCATAGAATCAGCGATCTGTATCATCCAGACCTACTTCTGAGGAACAACAATGATAAGGGAAATCCGGTTACAGAAGAATCCTTTCTTAAATTCTTTCAGCTTGCCATGACTTGTTGTTCTCCTTCTCCTACTCTTAGACCGAATAGCAGACGAGTACTCATGATGCTCGAAGAAATCGGGAAGTAGGAACTGGTAGTAGTTCATTCTTCATTGGTCTTGGTCGGAGTTTCTAAATTTACATTTTGTTAATCACCTTTGACGGTCATGGTAATAATGTTAACAACGAAGACAATGATTTATACCGGAATAGCAAGAGTAGGGTAATCTTTTGAAGCTAAAAAGATAGAACATTGTGTTGATACTAGTGGAGAAAGTGTCTTCTCTCAGGGTGCTCCCCGGAACCTAGAGTGGTGATCTTTCAAGCATCCAACTGAAGGTCATAGAATTTCTGATTGGTATCCGATCTAATTCAGTTACGAGACACGAAGGCATGTAATACGGGAGATGTTTCATCTTGATTAAGTGACCAACCGAATACCGGAATGCTTATGAGCTACTACCATAGGTGATTTCTGGTCATTCATTGCGGGTTAGTTTCCATCCATTTCCAAGAATTCGTGATTGTTTGGTGGGTTGTTGTTCATTCTGTACTTTCTTGAACAGCAACACCATTGTCATTGTTATAGTTGACTaaatttctccttttttttttaaagaaaaaagaaccTTGCTCTGAATGAACTCAAATATTATCAAATGTTCTAATTGTATATTCAATTTGTATATTACTCAACTACTGCATGCTTTGATGAAAGCATGTTCCCATTGTATCCTAAACTTCAGGACCAGATGCGAATAAGCAAATAAGGCCTCGAAATACTTGCGCTGAAAGTTTATGTGCTTGAAAAAGCTCACCATCCAGATTCCAGATGCTCTCTTTGCCGATTGAAGTGAATGTAAATGCCGGGGTCTAGAAATAGCATCAATAATGGGTTCAGAAAGAATTTCAGGGAACACCAGAAGACAAAAACCTGGGAAGAACATATACCTTATGATGTTCCACAAAGTCGAAATTCAGGGGGTTTCCGCCTTTCCTTGCCAGCTGCGTAAGATGCCTGCAGGTATTGATTAAGAGCCATTACAGAAAAATCGTTTTCTAGACAATGAAGAACTATGCAGAAACAGTACAAAATTTGCAAATGCACTGATGTAAAAGGAAATGAAAGGACCAAATAGAGATCCCCAAAATCCTTATTGAGAAAAGCAAATGCGGCAAATTACCAGAGATATAATGCATGAGGGCAGTCTTTAATTAATAAAAGATGTAGGAAACCATCTGAAAGGTGTGCATCAGCCACTAAACCGTCAGGTGCCCTTTCATTTCGGTTAGACATTATGGCAGCCCCAACACTAAGAAAACGCCCTTTAGATTTCAACCATCTTGCTTCTGGTGAACTTATTGCAGGCGGGATTCTTGTTGAAGAATAAACTGGCTTTGTATTACACACATCGCAATTAGCTCGGCAAATAATTCTTTCAGATTTTTTTCGTTTCAAGCTCCGCACCCTACTAAACATCCTACTTCCATCTAAAATTGAACTATCTTTTTCTGATTCAACTTCCAGGTATCCTACTTCTGCTTCGTATGACCTTTATGAAGAAAAGAGGTTATCATGACTTTGCATAGTCAGCTAAATATCGAATATTAAAAGGTGGCATTTGCAATAATAATATTGCTCAGACATGCCCTGGGAAAGGGAAATCTCAAGCTGAAAATTAATGACAGACATTAACAAGCTAAAATGAAAATGAGATCTCTAGAAAGCTGAAGTTGTTTGAAGACTTCAAGTCCAATAATAGCAGCCAAATCCAGCTCAAATATCTTACTAAAAAGGGGGCAAAAATCTCTTGTCCTAAAGCAAAGCGAGGTGAAGGGAAAATTCTTCCACGATGCATTATATACAAACAAAAAGAACCAGCTTCAAAGGCCTCACATAACTGAAGGGGAACTTATTATAAATTTCAGACTTAACTGCAATTCTTCTATAACTAAATTGGAACAAATGCTTGAAGCTGATTATCTTATTAAACGCTATTGCCCCCAAAACCTAACATCATTAATCTACAAACTCGTTAAGTCTAGATGACGAGAAATACCTGTGTTTCAAAAACACTTTAGTTCCCGCATAATCATAACGTTTGGGGCCCATCCAGCGGTATTTTTCACTCTCTGTAATGACATCTCCATAAAATCCATACCTGATAAATTTCACTGATGAGTTGCAAAGTGACACTGAGGGTAATTGTTAGAGCAACAAAAGAACACAAGCACACTAAAATGCCTTTCAATTATCATGACTGTGCTTGAAAGGTTATTAACCAGCAAACAAGCATGCATTCAACAACATTTAAGACATTTATATGCCAATACTCTCACAGAACCATAACACTAGTTATAACAAGAAACTACCCAGCAAAAGAAGCCGCATAGCGTACACGAGGTTCAATCTTTGAGGTAGACGTAGTTTTCCATCTTACAACTTGAGCAACATCAAGGCACAACTTTTTACCCAGGACAATGTGCAGTGCAGACGTTATAGGATCTCGAG
It encodes the following:
- the LOC107933496 gene encoding putative kinase-like protein TMKL1 translates to MMLKLLLSLSSIAFFFILVLVFIFYQKREATNDQLDDIESKGQKHDEEEDDGSEMEDVITFNDGEDLTICDILDAPGEVIGKSNYGTVYKALLQRSNVVRLLRFLRPVCALRGEEFGDVVQMLGCIRHPNLVPLLGFYAGPRGEKLLVQPFYWHGNLAQLIRDGNVESHRWAVIYKISIGMARGLDHLHTGLQKPIVHGNLKSKNVLLDRNYLPYLSDFGIHLLLNPTSGQEILEASTAEGYKAPELIKMRDASPETDIYSLGVIFLELLSGKEPINEKPTPDEDFYLPNFMRNAVLDHRISDLYHPDLLLRNNNDKGNPVTEESFLKFFQLAMTCCSPSPTLRPNSRRVLMMLEEIGK